Proteins encoded by one window of Paraburkholderia sabiae:
- a CDS encoding recombinase family protein, with protein sequence MSKIGAEHLPRRAYVYVRQSTLDQVHHNRESQLRQYGLADRARGLGWPDATVIDDDLGNESKRPVKARERAG encoded by the coding sequence ATGAGCAAGATCGGCGCTGAACACCTTCCCCGTCGTGCATACGTGTACGTCCGTCAGTCAACGCTGGATCAGGTCCACCACAATCGCGAGAGCCAGTTACGCCAATACGGGCTTGCCGATCGCGCACGCGGACTTGGCTGGCCAGATGCGACGGTTATCGATGACGACCTGGGTAATGAAAGTAAGCGCCCGGTGAAGGCACGGGAGCGAGCTGGCTAG
- the tnpC gene encoding IS66 family transposase: protein MDLPVDLTTLSPDQLRALAAQLAVQLADREREVGEKERELQYRQTRIDQLTHELSVIKRQQFGKRSEQLNTEQMSLLDEAVDTDLAAIEAELEQLQPDTPERKSRQQRARRAPLPAHLPRTDIHHDPDTTTCHCGCELERIGEDISEKLDYTPGVFTVERHIRGKWVCRQCETLTQEPVPAHIIDKGIPTAALLAWVLVSKFADHLPLYRLERICARAGLAIPQSTLGDWVGVCGVRLQPLVDALREQILRQGVLHADETPVQMLSPGKGKTHRAYLWAYTTTQYASLKAVVYDFADSRAGEHARAFLGDWQGKLVCDDYSGYKNSFTRGITEIGCAAHARRKFFELHANHQSEIAGQALKYFGTLYEIEREAAVLDPDARRALRQSRSRPVMDALHAWLSAQRCLVPEASGIAKALDYNLNRWAALTRYLDDGHVPIDNNWVENQIRPWATGRKNWLFAGSLRAGERAAAIMSLIRSAQLNGHDPLTYLKDVLTRLPTHRASDIEQLLPHCWAPALPDHS, encoded by the coding sequence ATGGACCTGCCCGTCGATCTCACCACGCTCAGCCCTGACCAGCTTCGCGCACTGGCCGCACAGCTGGCCGTCCAGCTTGCAGACAGGGAGCGCGAAGTCGGTGAGAAGGAACGGGAGCTGCAATATCGGCAAACCCGTATCGACCAGCTCACGCATGAACTCTCGGTCATCAAACGGCAACAGTTCGGCAAGCGCAGCGAGCAGCTCAATACGGAACAGATGAGCCTGCTCGACGAAGCGGTCGATACGGATCTGGCCGCGATCGAGGCCGAGCTCGAGCAGCTTCAGCCAGATACGCCCGAACGCAAATCACGACAGCAACGTGCGCGACGCGCACCATTGCCGGCGCATCTGCCGCGCACCGACATTCATCACGACCCGGATACCACGACATGTCACTGCGGCTGCGAGCTCGAGCGCATTGGCGAAGACATCAGCGAGAAGCTTGACTACACGCCAGGCGTGTTCACAGTCGAGCGACATATCCGCGGCAAGTGGGTGTGCCGTCAATGCGAGACGCTGACACAGGAACCCGTGCCCGCGCACATCATCGACAAGGGCATCCCGACGGCCGCGCTGTTGGCCTGGGTGCTGGTATCGAAGTTCGCCGATCATCTGCCGCTGTACCGGCTAGAGCGCATCTGCGCCCGCGCAGGACTGGCGATTCCTCAGTCGACACTGGGCGACTGGGTGGGCGTGTGCGGCGTGCGACTGCAGCCGCTGGTCGATGCACTGCGCGAACAGATCCTGCGTCAGGGTGTACTGCATGCGGATGAAACGCCTGTGCAGATGCTCAGTCCGGGCAAAGGCAAGACACATCGTGCGTATCTGTGGGCGTATACCACGACGCAATACGCGTCGCTCAAGGCGGTCGTGTATGACTTCGCCGACAGCCGCGCTGGCGAGCATGCGCGCGCCTTCCTGGGTGACTGGCAGGGCAAGCTGGTGTGCGACGACTATAGCGGCTACAAGAACAGCTTTACCCGGGGCATCACGGAGATCGGCTGTGCTGCACATGCGCGACGCAAGTTCTTCGAGCTGCATGCAAACCATCAGAGCGAGATCGCCGGGCAGGCATTGAAATACTTCGGCACGCTATACGAAATCGAACGGGAAGCCGCGGTGCTTGATCCCGATGCACGGCGTGCGCTGCGCCAGAGCCGTTCGAGACCGGTGATGGATGCGTTGCATGCGTGGCTGAGCGCGCAGCGGTGCCTGGTTCCAGAGGCCTCAGGAATTGCGAAAGCACTGGACTACAACCTCAATCGCTGGGCGGCGCTAACGCGCTATCTCGACGATGGGCACGTGCCCATTGATAACAACTGGGTTGAGAACCAGATCCGTCCTTGGGCGACCGGGAGGAAAAACTGGTTGTTCGCGGGCTCGCTTCGCGCCGGCGAACGTGCCGCTGCCATCATGAGCCTGATCCGCTCGGCACAGTTGAACGGGCACGATCCGCTCACCTATCTGAAGGACGTGCTCACGCGCCTGCCAACACATCGCGCTTCTGACATCGAACAGTTGCTTCCTCACTGCTGGGCTCCCGCCTTGCCCGATCACAGCTAG
- the tnpB gene encoding IS66 family insertion sequence element accessory protein TnpB (TnpB, as the term is used for proteins encoded by IS66 family insertion elements, is considered an accessory protein, since TnpC, encoded by a neighboring gene, is a DDE family transposase.), translating into MIRIDAIWLATEPVDMRAGADTLLARVVKVFGAARPHHAYLFAKRHSTRMKVLVYDGLGIWLATRRLNRGRFIWSNGEQAVALPLNQEQLRALVTGLPWRTLASDHAITVV; encoded by the coding sequence ATGATCCGCATCGACGCGATCTGGCTGGCAACTGAGCCCGTGGACATGCGTGCGGGCGCCGATACGCTGCTCGCACGCGTGGTCAAGGTATTCGGCGCGGCGCGCCCGCACCATGCTTACCTGTTTGCCAAGCGGCATTCGACGCGAATGAAGGTACTGGTCTACGACGGCCTGGGGATCTGGCTGGCCACGCGGCGCCTGAATCGCGGGCGGTTTATATGGAGCAACGGCGAGCAGGCCGTTGCACTGCCGCTGAACCAGGAACAGTTACGGGCACTGGTCACGGGACTGCCGTGGCGCACGCTGGCCAGCGATCACGCCATTACCGTGGTGTGA
- the tnpA gene encoding IS66-like element accessory protein TnpA, producing MADDDRIDDGVVPVIERRKHSREFKEMVVRAAMQPHVSIAAVALHYRLNANLLRRWVVAARQHVGAHPAPDEAQPPPTTAFVPLQLQAPVAATDRGEIRIEVRRGAATITLYWPVSAADDCAAWLQGWLR from the coding sequence ATGGCGGACGACGATCGGATTGATGATGGAGTGGTGCCGGTAATAGAGCGTCGCAAACACAGCCGGGAATTCAAGGAGATGGTGGTGCGCGCGGCGATGCAACCGCACGTGTCGATTGCGGCGGTGGCACTGCATTACCGCCTGAACGCAAACCTGCTGCGCCGATGGGTGGTGGCAGCGCGACAGCATGTGGGTGCCCATCCGGCGCCGGACGAAGCGCAGCCGCCACCGACGACGGCATTCGTGCCACTACAACTGCAAGCGCCAGTGGCTGCAACTGATCGTGGCGAGATCCGCATCGAGGTCCGCCGCGGAGCTGCCACGATTACGCTTTACTGGCCGGTGTCGGCGGCCGATGATTGCGCGGCCTGGCTACAGGGGTGGTTGCGATGA
- a CDS encoding ferritin family protein, whose product MALLERAAWYDIARATNWTSSYVAESELFPDLMSGAQGIPMVSWETYDEPYKTSYPEYVRVQREKDAGAYSVKGALERSRMFEDADPGWLSILKAHYGAIALGEYAAMSAEARMARFGRAPGMRNMATFGMLDENRHGQLQLYFPHDYCPKDRQFDWAHKACHTNEWGAIAARSAFDDLFMSRSAIEIAVMLTFAFETGFTNIQFLGLAADAAEAGDFTFASLISSIQTDESRHAQIGGPALQILIANGRKEQAQKLVDIAIARAWRLFCLLTGSSMDYATPPVHRKQSFKEFMREWIVGQFERTLIDLGLDLPWYWAQMINEVDYQHHAYQLSIWFWRSTVWWNPAAGMTPECRDWLEEKYPGWNDTFGKAWDVIIDNLLDGKPELTVPEALPIICNMSQLPICAIPGNGWNVKDYPLVYNGRTYHFNSEIDRWVFQQDPVRYRDHLTLVDRFLAGQIQPPDLTGALKYMGLAPGEIGDDAHHYAWVETYRDKRYEKTP is encoded by the coding sequence ATGGCGTTACTGGAACGAGCGGCATGGTATGACATTGCACGTGCCACCAACTGGACTTCAAGCTACGTGGCGGAGTCGGAGCTTTTTCCCGATCTCATGTCTGGGGCACAAGGCATTCCCATGGTGAGCTGGGAAACCTACGACGAGCCATACAAGACTTCATATCCCGAGTATGTGCGCGTGCAGCGCGAGAAAGACGCCGGCGCCTACTCCGTGAAGGGCGCGCTTGAGCGCAGCCGCATGTTCGAGGACGCCGATCCGGGCTGGCTGTCCATTCTGAAGGCGCACTACGGTGCAATTGCGCTCGGGGAATATGCGGCGATGAGCGCGGAGGCCAGAATGGCACGTTTCGGCCGTGCGCCCGGCATGCGCAACATGGCCACCTTCGGCATGCTCGACGAGAACCGTCATGGCCAGTTGCAGCTCTACTTTCCTCACGACTACTGTCCCAAGGATCGCCAGTTCGATTGGGCTCACAAGGCGTGCCACACTAACGAGTGGGGTGCGATTGCCGCGCGCAGCGCGTTCGATGATCTGTTCATGTCGCGCAGTGCAATCGAAATCGCGGTCATGCTCACCTTCGCGTTCGAAACGGGTTTTACCAACATACAGTTTCTCGGCCTCGCGGCCGATGCTGCCGAAGCGGGCGACTTCACCTTTGCAAGCCTGATCTCCAGCATTCAGACTGACGAGTCGCGCCATGCGCAAATCGGCGGCCCCGCATTGCAGATTCTGATCGCCAACGGCCGCAAAGAGCAGGCCCAAAAGCTCGTTGACATTGCCATCGCGCGCGCTTGGCGTCTGTTCTGCCTGCTCACGGGCTCGTCGATGGATTACGCCACGCCGCCCGTGCACCGCAAGCAGTCGTTCAAGGAATTCATGCGGGAGTGGATCGTAGGCCAGTTTGAACGCACGCTAATCGACCTCGGACTCGACCTGCCGTGGTACTGGGCGCAGATGATCAACGAGGTCGACTACCAGCACCACGCCTATCAATTGAGTATCTGGTTCTGGCGGTCCACTGTCTGGTGGAATCCTGCTGCCGGCATGACGCCCGAGTGCCGCGACTGGCTCGAAGAAAAATATCCCGGCTGGAACGACACGTTCGGCAAGGCGTGGGACGTCATCATCGATAACCTGCTCGACGGCAAGCCCGAACTCACTGTTCCGGAGGCGCTGCCGATCATCTGCAACATGAGCCAGCTGCCCATTTGCGCGATCCCTGGCAATGGCTGGAATGTGAAGGACTATCCACTCGTCTACAACGGCCGCACATATCACTTCAACTCGGAAATCGATCGCTGGGTGTTCCAGCAGGACCCCGTTCGCTACCGCGATCACCTCACGCTCGTCGATCGCTTCTTGGCCGGGCAGATCCAGCCGCCTGACCTGACGGGCGCGTTGAAGTACATGGGGCTCGCACCGGGCGAAATCGGCGACGACGCGCACCACTACGCGTGGGTCGAAACGTACCGCGACAAGCGTTACGAAAAAACGCCGTGA
- a CDS encoding toluene-4-monooxygenase system B family protein, whose translation MALFPVISNFQYDFVLQLVAVDTDNSMDEVAAAAAHHSVGRRVAPRPDKVIRVRRQDGEQFYPRDAKLAETDIKPMETLEFIFCDD comes from the coding sequence ATGGCTCTTTTTCCTGTGATTTCCAATTTTCAGTACGACTTCGTATTGCAGCTCGTGGCCGTGGATACGGACAATTCGATGGACGAGGTCGCTGCCGCAGCGGCTCACCATTCGGTGGGCCGGCGAGTAGCGCCTCGACCGGACAAGGTGATCCGCGTGCGCCGCCAAGACGGTGAGCAATTCTATCCGCGCGACGCGAAACTCGCCGAGACCGATATCAAGCCGATGGAAACGCTCGAATTCATCTTTTGCGACGACTGA
- a CDS encoding Rieske 2Fe-2S domain-containing protein — protein sequence MSFQKACTLDDLWEGEMTEVEVDGHVIVLVRPEGGEPRAFQGICPHQDIPLVEGKFEGRVLMCRAHQWTFDASTGKGINPGDCRLAEYAVRLEGDDVLIAVEPFFAHS from the coding sequence ATGTCGTTCCAGAAAGCTTGCACCCTCGACGACCTGTGGGAAGGCGAGATGACCGAAGTGGAAGTGGATGGCCACGTGATCGTGCTGGTACGTCCCGAAGGCGGCGAGCCGCGCGCCTTTCAGGGCATTTGCCCGCACCAGGACATTCCGCTCGTCGAAGGAAAATTCGAGGGCCGCGTACTGATGTGCCGCGCGCATCAGTGGACCTTTGACGCAAGCACCGGCAAAGGCATCAATCCGGGTGACTGCCGTCTCGCCGAATACGCCGTGAGACTCGAAGGCGACGATGTTCTGATTGCCGTCGAACCATTCTTTGCCCATTCCTGA
- a CDS encoding MmoB/DmpM family protein → MTIDNTAEAYRNNRVGPVLRASSITAGVIEAAHVDNPGRTIRVDDKLAYVRIDSDGELILRRATLQETLGRPFRMSELEVNLSAFAGRIETTDDYVRFYYEKTL, encoded by the coding sequence GTGACCATCGACAACACCGCCGAAGCGTACCGCAACAACCGCGTGGGTCCCGTGCTTCGCGCGAGCAGCATTACAGCCGGCGTCATCGAAGCCGCACATGTGGACAACCCCGGCAGGACAATTCGCGTGGACGACAAGCTCGCCTATGTGCGCATCGACTCGGACGGCGAACTGATCCTGCGCCGCGCGACGCTCCAGGAAACGCTGGGCCGGCCGTTCAGGATGTCCGAGCTCGAAGTCAATCTCAGCGCGTTTGCGGGCCGCATCGAGACGACCGACGACTATGTGCGCTTTTACTACGAAAAGACACTTTAG
- a CDS encoding aromatic/alkene monooxygenase hydroxylase subunit beta, translating to MTQPVVLKPLKTWSHLAARRRKPSEYEIVSTNLHYTTDNPDAPFELDPNFEMAQWFKRNRNASPLTHPDWNAFRDPDELVYRTYNLLQDGQETYVFGLLDHFSARGHDTMLARTWAGTLARHYTPARFLFHALQMSSAYLTQMAPASTISNCAAYQTADSLRWLTHTAYRTRELSQAFDDLGFGTAERHYWENDPAWQGWRKLVEHALTAWDWAESFVALNLVARPAVEETVLRSLGVAARHNGDTLLGLITDAQLIDAQRHRHWAAELVRMALEQESNRTVLTAWVSKWESLADDAIAAWCAALPDAPDASTRAKAAAREFRRAIGI from the coding sequence ATGACGCAACCCGTAGTCCTCAAGCCACTGAAAACTTGGAGCCATCTGGCGGCCCGACGGCGTAAGCCAAGCGAGTACGAGATCGTCTCGACCAATCTGCACTACACGACCGACAATCCCGATGCGCCGTTCGAGCTGGACCCGAACTTCGAAATGGCGCAATGGTTCAAGCGAAACCGAAATGCATCGCCGCTGACTCATCCGGACTGGAATGCGTTCCGCGATCCGGACGAACTCGTCTACCGCACCTACAACCTGCTCCAGGACGGGCAGGAAACGTATGTCTTCGGGCTGCTGGACCACTTCTCCGCACGCGGGCACGATACCATGCTCGCACGGACCTGGGCGGGTACGCTCGCGCGCCACTACACGCCCGCGCGCTTCCTGTTCCATGCACTGCAAATGAGCTCGGCTTACCTGACCCAGATGGCGCCCGCCTCCACGATCTCGAACTGCGCCGCTTACCAGACAGCGGACTCGCTGCGCTGGCTCACGCACACGGCGTATCGCACCAGGGAGCTGTCGCAGGCGTTCGACGACCTCGGCTTCGGCACCGCCGAGCGGCACTACTGGGAAAATGATCCGGCATGGCAGGGCTGGCGCAAACTAGTCGAGCACGCGCTTACCGCATGGGACTGGGCGGAGAGCTTCGTCGCGCTGAACCTCGTCGCGCGTCCGGCCGTGGAAGAGACGGTCTTGCGAAGCCTCGGCGTGGCGGCGCGACACAACGGCGATACGCTGCTCGGCCTCATCACCGATGCGCAGCTGATCGACGCCCAGCGGCATCGGCATTGGGCCGCCGAGCTCGTTCGCATGGCGCTCGAGCAGGAAAGCAACCGCACCGTGCTGACGGCCTGGGTGAGCAAGTGGGAATCGCTCGCCGACGATGCTATCGCGGCCTGGTGTGCCGCCCTCCCCGACGCACCGGATGCCAGCACGCGCGCGAAAGCGGCCGCGCGTGAGTTCAGGCGCGCCATCGGTATATGA
- a CDS encoding shikimate kinase, translating to MPLNSQPEAALLAALGGRCIVLIGMMGSGKTSVGRPLARRLGLDFVDADAEIEAAYCMTIPEIFAQHGEPYFRHIEQRVLARLFAEGPRVVATGGGAFMSAETRARIAEKGLSIWLKADFDVLVRRVRSRANRPLLQTPDPDDALRRLIDDRYPLYALADVTVVSTDGSHEVAAAETMQALMSHLNVHPVP from the coding sequence ATGCCTCTCAATTCTCAGCCGGAAGCAGCTCTTCTCGCCGCTCTAGGTGGGCGCTGCATTGTGCTCATCGGCATGATGGGCTCGGGCAAGACGTCGGTCGGCCGACCGCTTGCCAGGCGGCTCGGGCTCGATTTTGTCGACGCCGATGCCGAAATCGAAGCGGCGTACTGCATGACAATCCCGGAAATCTTTGCCCAGCATGGCGAGCCCTATTTTCGTCACATTGAGCAGCGGGTGCTCGCACGGCTCTTTGCCGAGGGGCCGCGAGTGGTGGCGACGGGCGGTGGCGCTTTCATGAGTGCCGAAACCCGCGCGCGGATTGCGGAGAAGGGATTGTCGATCTGGCTGAAAGCCGACTTCGACGTATTGGTCCGCCGCGTGCGTTCGCGAGCCAACCGGCCGCTGCTGCAAACGCCCGATCCGGATGACGCTCTGCGTAGATTGATCGACGACCGCTACCCACTTTATGCTCTGGCCGACGTGACCGTGGTTTCCACCGACGGCTCGCACGAAGTGGCGGCAGCGGAAACGATGCAGGCGTTGATGTCCCATTTGAACGTTCACCCCGTACCGTAG
- a CDS encoding IS110 family RNA-guided transposase: protein MKYTTVGVDIAKNVFQLHWVDAGTGEIVNKQLKRAAFLEHFANREPCLIGMEACGGAQHWARRLMEMGHQVKLMPAKFVKAFNIGNKNDPADARAIWMATQMPSKPVAVKTEAQQAVLALHRLRQQKIKFRTMQMNSLRGLVAEYGEVMAKSRAALDKAIPGVLARLAERLPAMLIDSLRELWNDLDRLDKQIADIERSLHTWMKEDKACKAIAAIPGVGLLTATATVATMGDAKAFRSGREFAAWLGLVPKQIGTGGKIQLLGISRRGDTYVRTLLIHGARSVLFHGKHAGSWAEQLQKRRPSNVVTVALANKMARTIWAVLAHGTPYNQGHVSAQPA from the coding sequence ATGAAGTATACGACGGTCGGGGTGGACATCGCGAAGAACGTCTTCCAGCTTCACTGGGTGGATGCCGGCACAGGCGAGATTGTGAACAAGCAACTGAAGCGCGCCGCATTCCTCGAGCATTTTGCGAATCGCGAGCCTTGCCTCATCGGAATGGAGGCCTGCGGCGGTGCCCAGCATTGGGCACGGCGATTGATGGAGATGGGCCATCAGGTCAAGCTGATGCCGGCGAAGTTCGTCAAGGCTTTCAATATCGGCAACAAGAACGATCCTGCAGATGCTCGTGCGATCTGGATGGCCACGCAGATGCCGAGCAAGCCCGTCGCTGTGAAGACCGAAGCCCAGCAGGCTGTATTGGCGCTGCATCGGTTGCGGCAACAAAAGATCAAGTTCCGCACGATGCAGATGAACAGTCTGCGAGGCTTGGTGGCAGAGTACGGTGAGGTGATGGCCAAGAGTCGCGCCGCGCTGGATAAAGCGATTCCCGGGGTGCTGGCGAGGCTGGCCGAGCGTCTACCGGCGATGCTGATCGACTCGTTACGCGAACTTTGGAATGACCTTGATCGACTCGACAAACAGATCGCTGACATTGAGCGAAGTTTGCACACATGGATGAAAGAGGACAAGGCATGCAAGGCGATTGCCGCGATCCCCGGCGTTGGCCTGCTGACGGCGACGGCCACTGTCGCCACGATGGGTGACGCCAAGGCGTTCAGGTCCGGACGGGAGTTTGCCGCGTGGCTCGGTCTCGTACCAAAGCAGATCGGCACTGGCGGGAAGATCCAGCTATTGGGTATCAGCCGGCGCGGCGACACGTATGTGCGGACGTTACTGATCCACGGAGCACGCAGCGTGCTCTTCCACGGCAAGCACGCCGGGTCGTGGGCTGAGCAGTTGCAGAAACGGCGACCATCCAACGTGGTGACTGTAGCACTTGCCAACAAGATGGCCCGAACAATCTGGGCGGTTCTCGCACATGGCACGCCATACAACCAGGGGCACGTCAGTGCACAACCGGCTTGA
- a CDS encoding IS110 family RNA-guided transposase, which yields MATRTRRTLDIAYPNAAGIDIGSASHYVAVPADRDDEPVREFKSFTCELDNLVTWLTACNVDIVAMESTGVYWIPVYELLESRGFTVHLVNARHVKNVSGRKSDVLDCQWLQQLMSYGLLSGAFRPTDEICALRAVSRQRDMLLRYQARHVQHIQKALSQMNVQLANVISDIMGETGQKIVRAIIAGERNATTLAKLKHARIRASEEEIVKSLQGNWRSEHLFTLKQAMSLYDAYGVELMACDQQLEAMLAVLQKHAGAQDKPQRPSRGKNAPRFDLRTYLIGLCGVDLTRINGIDTATALKVISETGPDLSRFRSAKQFVAWLGLCPGTKISGGKILSSASKRTTNRAAQALRLAAAALRTSQSALGAYYRRMCARLDRPKAITATAHKLARLIYAMLTKGGEYIDQGQDYYEERYRQRVMHHLARRAEKLGFKLTPVSEAA from the coding sequence ATGGCAACGCGCACAAGAAGAACGCTAGATATAGCCTACCCGAACGCTGCGGGCATCGATATCGGCTCGGCAAGTCATTATGTGGCGGTGCCAGCTGATCGTGACGATGAACCTGTGCGCGAGTTCAAGAGTTTCACGTGTGAGTTGGATAACCTGGTCACTTGGCTCACGGCCTGCAACGTCGATATTGTCGCGATGGAGTCGACGGGCGTCTACTGGATACCCGTATACGAGTTGCTGGAATCGCGGGGTTTCACGGTCCATCTGGTCAATGCCCGGCATGTGAAGAACGTTTCGGGCCGGAAGAGCGATGTGCTCGACTGCCAATGGTTGCAGCAACTGATGAGTTACGGCTTGCTGTCCGGCGCGTTTCGCCCAACAGACGAAATTTGCGCCTTGCGGGCGGTGTCCCGACAACGCGATATGCTGCTGCGCTACCAGGCACGGCACGTCCAGCATATACAGAAAGCCTTATCGCAAATGAACGTTCAACTCGCCAATGTGATCTCTGACATCATGGGCGAGACGGGACAGAAGATCGTGCGCGCCATCATCGCCGGCGAACGCAATGCCACAACCTTGGCCAAGCTGAAGCACGCTCGAATCCGCGCCAGTGAAGAGGAAATCGTCAAGTCGTTGCAGGGCAATTGGCGCAGCGAGCATCTCTTCACACTAAAGCAGGCCATGTCGCTGTATGACGCATACGGCGTGGAATTAATGGCGTGTGACCAACAGCTTGAGGCCATGCTCGCCGTGCTGCAAAAGCACGCTGGAGCTCAGGATAAGCCCCAGCGTCCTTCTCGCGGGAAGAACGCTCCACGCTTCGATTTGCGTACATACCTGATCGGCCTGTGCGGTGTTGATCTGACACGTATCAACGGCATCGACACGGCAACCGCACTGAAGGTCATTTCCGAAACCGGCCCGGACCTCTCCCGCTTCAGGAGCGCCAAGCAATTCGTAGCATGGCTTGGTTTGTGTCCTGGAACGAAGATCTCGGGAGGCAAGATACTATCCAGCGCGAGCAAGCGGACTACCAACCGTGCTGCACAGGCCTTACGTCTCGCTGCGGCAGCACTACGCACGAGCCAGTCCGCACTGGGCGCCTACTACCGGCGTATGTGTGCCAGACTCGACCGGCCCAAAGCAATCACGGCAACCGCGCACAAGCTGGCGCGTCTCATTTATGCGATGTTGACCAAGGGCGGCGAGTATATCGATCAAGGACAAGACTACTACGAAGAACGTTACCGTCAACGTGTCATGCATCATCTTGCCCGTCGAGCAGAAAAACTGGGGTTCAAGCTCACCCCTGTTTCGGAGGCTGCATAA